CTTTGAGCGTTTGGAAGCTCTCTAAAAACCTGTACGAGGTAGTCATACACATTTAGCTCATTCGCCTTGGCGGTTTCGATCAAACTATAAAGGTTGGCGCTAGCTTTGGCGCCCGCTTGGCTTTTGCTGAACATCCAATTCTTTCGACCAATTGTAAACGGACGTATTGATCGTAAGCGCCCATTAACTAGGGTGTCTTGACATCCTTACATTTAAAATTCCACGGCAATAATTTTTCAAGATCCTCCATCGTCTCTGCGTAAGGCAATTTTTTCAACATATCCTTAAAATAACCATAAGGCTCAAGCCCATTCGCTTTTGCCGTTTCAATTAAACTGTAGTAAATCGCGCTGGCATTTGCCCCTTTCGGAGTATCACTAAAAAGCCAATTACGTCGACCAACACAAAAAGGTCGTATGGCGTTTTCCGCTAGAATATTGCTGATGGGGATTTCCCCCTGCTCGCAGTATAAGGTCAGCTTTTCCCACTGGTTTAAGGTGTAGCTAATAGCTTTCCACGTTAATCCTTCTTTTGATACCCGACTTTCATTTTTTTCTAGCCAAGTTTTTAGTGTGTTGAGTAAAGGGACGCTTTCCTGCTGTCGGGTTTGGATTTTTTCTTCGGCTGTTTTGCCTTGTATCTGGCGCTCAACCAGATAAAGCTTGTTGATAAGCGATAATCCCATGCGGGCCTTGCTGGGAGCTCTCGATTTTGCGTTAGCTTTTAAATCTTTGCTTGCTGCTTTTTCGGCTTCGTCAAACTTGCGGCGTGCATGATCCCAGCACCCAGCATGTTGGAGTTTCTGCTTTTTCACCACAGCATTGTAGCCAGCATAACCATCAGTTTGCAGAGCGCCATTAAACCCTTCTAACAGGCGCAACGGCACATCCTTACTTCGAGATGGATCATACTCAAACAAAACACTGGGATGATCTGGAGGCCCTCCACGGGTTAACCACATCCACTTGTCACTGGTTGCGCTCCGACCGGGTTCTTTGAGCACCTGAACGCGGGTCTCATCGGCTTGTATAAGATCACCATTCCATTGATGCTCTCGCATTAGCTTGATTAGCGGAGCAAGCTGTAACGATAAACGTATTAGCCAATTGGCCAGTGTAGTGCGTGTAACACTGCCACCATAGCGCCCCAAAATGCCTTCTAAACGATAGAGTGGCAACGCATCCATGTATTTAGCAGTAATGATGTAGGCCAATGTGTTGGTGCTGGCAACAGCTTTCGGTAGCGGGTGTTTAGGTAAGGGGGCAGAAACAATTCTACGCTTATTTTCTCCGCCAATATTTTTATCTTCGTCGTCGATAAAAATCGCTTTTTCTTGCATCAGTTCAATCACTTGAACCTGTGCCGGGATAATATCCAGCTCTTCTTTAACTTTGACAAAGTAGGTGTCGATAGCGCCGTCTTTTGCCTCATCACTGAGTTCAATGCGGTGCTGAACACGCGGTATAGTGGGATTTAGCCCTTTGCGGCCCGAGGGCTTTTTCTTCTTGGGCTCATCATCGGCTTCCTGCTCAACCTCTATGGCTTCTGCTTCATCAAACATCCCCAGCTGATTAGGCTGTTGCTCGCTACTGCGGCCATACAGTTTTTGTTTTTGTTGCCGAAGCAGCTCTTCCAGTACGGCAATTCGAGCTTTTTGCGACTGTATGACTTGAGTTTTTTTGCCAATGACCTGATCTTTTTCGTCAAGTAGATTTTCTTTTTGTTCGAGCTGCGTATTTTTTTCCAGCAGCAGATCGCGCCACGAACCTTCATCAAAAGTGGAGTCGCTATCGCTTACATTCTGAGTATTTGGAGGTGAAGTCATGGCGTGGATTATACCAAATTATCCCCCGCTATTTTTAAAATACTGTTTCGTAATGCAGTTTTTTATGGGGTTTCATCGCGCTCAGATCATAGCCATCCAGCAGCCAATTTAATTGTTGTCCGCTGAGGGTGATAATGTCATCCCCCTGCCTAGGCCACTTGAATTTTTCTTCGGCTAAGCTCTTGTAATACAGGACAAAACCGTTTCTTTCCCAAAATAGGCATTTGATTTTGTTGCGGCGCTTGTTGGTAAAGCCATAAAGGCGCCCTTCAAATACGTTATGCCCCAGCTCCCGCTCAACAATGGCACTGAGTCCATTAAACGATTTCCTGAAGTCTACAGGCTTTCGATAAAGGTAGATAACGGGTAGCGACCGCGAGGGTCGCATTACTTCGTTCATTGTAGCGTGCACATTAATGCGCTCACTAGCGGTAAGGTTTGTGTGCTTATCCCTTCGATTGTATGTCCGCTGGCCAGGCGTAAACTTAAACATTCAGCGCCGATGGCATTGGTGCTCAAAACACTAACTTGGCTAAAGCCTGTTGATTGCGCATCTGGGCTAAGTGCTTGGGGTTCATACTTGCGTTTGTAGTATGACAGCTGGTGAGCGACCAAGCCTTGCTCTCGGCAAAATTGAGAAAGTGGTAAACCAGATTCTCGCCATGCTTTGAGTTCGACCCGCCAGTCAATTGGGGGGGTACGCGTTTGTTTTTCCATAATGGACTCCTTGGTTAGGGGGGGCCATTATGAGCTGATGATTGTTGGCTGGGTATTACCCGGGTTAATGGGCGCTTACTATTGATCTCTCCGCCGCGTTGTTATCAATTGGGTATCGACCATCGTCGACATAGCCAACCAAGCGACCCCATTGATTATTCAGGTACACCAAGGCTTTACCGATTGCCGTTTGTGGTGGCACAGTAACAAGGCTTTTCTCCATCCATGTTTTTAGTTTTTCGAGGATCGGCAAGGCGTCGCTTTGACGAATTTGGTAGCGTTTATCCGGCGGTTCGCCTTTGATTTTCTTCTCAATGACGTAGAGCTTTTGGATATAGGCTAAAGCTTGATCGGCTTTGCCCGTTTTTCCTTTCTTTTGTAATGCTTGTGCATCTTTAAACTTTCTTCTGGCGTGCGCCCAACAACCTATACGAGTAATGCCGTACTCAGTGCACGCTCTTTGGTAACCCTCATAGCCATCCACCATAATCGCAGCGTTATCTTGACTGAGCAGGTTTAGTGGTACTTGCTGGCTACGCGTATCAGCATAATGGAACACGCATGCGGGCTGGTGGCCGGTGTTGGTCATTACCCACATGTAGCTTTTACTTTGCGCTGCCTTTCCGGGCTCATCTAATACCTGCAGCGTGGTTTCATCTACATGCAAGCACGGTTGACTATGGAGATGATCGATCAGTAAGTTAATAAGTGGTTGTACTCGCTCACCGCATTTGACCATCCAGTTGGCCATATTCGTTCTATCCAGCTTAATGCCTATGCGCTTGAACATCTCGCTTTGGCGGTACAGCGGTAAGGCGTCAGCATATTTTTGAGTGGCGATGTAGGAAAGTAAGCTAGGACTAGCAATGCTTTTTTCGATGGGTTGTTTTGGCTTGCTCGCAGTAACAATATGATTGTCACAGCAGGGGCAAGCATATTTGAGCCGCTTATGCCGTATCACTTTGATCTTGGCTGGAATGATCTCTAATTGCTCATGATCGTCACTGCCAATGTTTTTAAGCTCGGAGCCATCGTGCGGGCATACTTTCTCCTCTTCCGGCAGGTCGTGGATAATGTCTTCACGTGGGAGGTTGTCTGGAAGGGTGATCCGAGGTTTACTTTTACGTGTATGGCTTTTAACAACCGTAGTTTCAGATTCTGAGATTAAAGCTTCATCAACCAGGCATTCTTCTACTTCATTAAATAAGCCCATCTGATCTGGCGATGATTTTTCACTAGAGGTGCCGAAGCGCTTACTGAGAAGATGTTTTATTTGTTCGTGAAGAGCCGATATTTGTGCATCACGCGCGGCTATTCTTTCTCCACTTTTTACTTTTTCAGCGGCGAGCTGCTCACGCAATAAATCATTTTCTTTTTGTAAGGCCGCTGCATCGTTCATAGCGGCTATTATACAAAATATTTAAACGACTTCGGTATACTTTAATTGCTGATGGGGCATAAATTTGGCAAAGTCGAAGCCGCGTAACAACCAACACCATTGCTCGTAGGTTATTGAAACCGTCGCCAGCGGCGCTTTCCTAGGCCATTTGAATTTAGCTTTTTCTAAACGCTTCTGCCAGAGGGAAAAACCGGTGCTATCCCAGTACAGGACTTTAAGCTGGCTACGGTTCTTATTGCAGAAGACAAACAAGGCACTATCGTAAACATCCAGCGCCATCTCTTCGCTGACGATGACGGCCAATCCATTAATGGCTTTGCGGAAATCTACAGGGTCACGGTGTAAGTAGATTGGAATTGAATCTCGCCACTGGATCATGCCAGAGAGCGCACCAATGAGACGAAGGACGGTATGGACATGGTCGCAGGGCAATGGATTTTACAATGGCCCACCTCTACAGTCAGGCCTTCAGGTGAGGCTGGCTCCAACTGCACAATAGCTTTCGCAAAAGCACCACCGTCTTGAGCTTTGCGCTTGGAGAGCTTTAAGTTGAAATATTTGGTATTGAGATTGTGTTGTTTGCAGAACTCTGTCTGCGAGAGCCCTGACGAATCGAATTTTTCGAAAATCTCGGGCCAATTGTATTTTTGGTAAGCCATACAGCCTCCTTGATAAGTGAGGCTGTAGAGTAGTGAGTGATTCAAGCTGACTGAAGGGTGTAGTTCGTTTGGCGCTTACTTACCAACAAGCGCCGCAACAAAATCAAATGCCTATTTTGGGAAAGAAACGGTTTTGTCCTGTATTACAAGAGCTTAGCCGAAGAAAAATTCAAGTGGCCTAGGCAGGGGGATGACATTATCACCCTCAGCGGACAACAATTAAATTGGCTACTGGATGGCTATGATCTGAGCGCGATGAAACCCCATAAAAAACTGCATTACGAAACAGTATTTTAAAAATAGCGGGGGATAATTTGGTATAATCCACGCCATGACTTCACCTCCAAATACTCAGAATGTAAGCGATAGCGACTCCACTTTTGATGAAGGTTCGTGGCGCGATCTGCTGCTGGAAGAAAATACGCAGCTCGAACAAAAAGAAAATCTACTTGACGAAAAAGATCAGGTCATTGGCAAAAAAACTCAAGTCATACAGTCGCAAAAAGCTCGAATTGCCGTACTGGAAGAGCTGCTTCGGCAACAAAAACAAAAACTGTATGGCCGCAGTAGCGAGCAACAGCCTAATCAGCTGGGGATGTTTGATGAAGCAGAAGCCATAGAGGTTGAGCAGGAAGCCGATGATGAGCCCAAGAAGAAAAAGCCCTCGGGCCGCAAAGGGCTAAATCCCACTATACCGCGTGTTCAGCACCGCATTGAACTCAGTGATGAGGCAAAAGACGGCGCTATCGACACCTACTTTGTCAAAGTTAAAGAAGAGCTGGATATTATCCCGGCACAGGTTCAAGTGATTGAACTGATGCAAGAAAAAGCGATTTTTATCGACGACGAAGATAAAAATATTGGCGGAGAAAATAAGCGTAGAATTGTTTCTGCCCCCTTACCTAAACACCCGCTACCGAAAGCTGTTGCCAGCACCAACACATTGGCCTACATCATTACTGCTAAATACATGGATGCGTTGCCACTCTATCGTTTAGAAGGCATTTTGGGGCGCTATGGTGGCAGTGTTACACGCACTACACTGGCCAATTGGCTAATACGTTTATCGTTACAGCTTGCTCCGCTAATCAAGCTAATGCGAGAGCATCAATGGAATGGTGATCTTATACAAGCCGATGAGACCCGCGTTCAGGTGCTCAAAGAACCCGGTCGGAGCGCAACCAGTGACAAGTGGATGTGGTTAACCCGTGGAGGGCCTCCAGATCAACCCAGTGTTTTGTTTGAGTATGATCCATCTCGAAGTAAGGAGGTGCCGTTGCGCCTGTTAGAAGGGTTTAATGGCGCTCTGCAAACTGATGGTTATGCTGGCTACAATGCTGTGGTGAAAAAGCAGAAACTCCAACATGCTGGGTGCTGGGATCATGCACGCCGCAAGTTTGACGAAGCCGAAAAAGCAGCAAGCAAAGATTTAAAAGCTAACGCAAAATCGAGAGCTCCCAGCAAGGCCCGCATGGGATTATCGCTTATCAACAAGCTTTACCTGGTTGAGCGCCAGATACAAGGCAAAACAGCCGAAGAAAAAATCCAAACCCGACAGCAGGAAAGCGTCCCTTTACCCTAATTATGCATAAATCTGGCTAACTTAGGCACGCGAAATACTTATCCATATCATTTTTTAGTGTGTCATTTGAGTTCATGCTCAGCACTAACTGGCCATTTGGGCGAATCAATCTTCCCGCGTGAATAAAAAGGGTATTTCTTACTCGGCTCAAAGATTCGAATACCCAGAAAGCCGCGCGTTTTGCGTTCGCCTTACGCGATTTATCATGGGTTTTCATTTGCAGCTCACGATTCAGGTTATGTGCCATGACGGCACAAAGCAAATACATATTATTTCCGAATTTTGTTTTAACGGGAATGTAGTCCATTTGAGCCTGCGACTTTAATTCCGCAAACAAACCTTCCTGAGAACCGCGCCCTTGATGACATTCCATCACCTTTTTAGCACTTCTCTTGGCGTTAGTGACAATGACGGTATAATCAACCCCAGTTTTATAGGGTATAAATAGATCGAGCTGAACAACACCTTTGTGTTGAATAAAGACTTTTCTTTGAACGCCAATCATGCGAAATGACTTAGACCAGGATTTGGGTTTCCAGTCAATTTCCGTCGTGCTATACGTACTGTCTATTTTGGACCAACCCTCTTCTTTCTCTAAAATGTTTTTAAGCTTTAGGTGCCGCTCAAAGGGTACGCTGATGGTAAATTCAACTTTCTGCTGACTCAGTAAGCTAATGATTTCATCGCTAAAGAAGGCGCTATCCATTCTCACTTCAATCGCAATTTTGGGCATAAAATGCCTTATTCTACGGATATTGGCAAGAATGAATTTATGGGCGCCATTTGAATCATGAACATTTTCAGAGCGGTGTAATACGTCAAAGACTTGTCCTGTTTGTGCGATTGTACAGAATAAAGGATAGTAGCTTCGCTCACCCCTGTGTTTTTTGTTGTACCCAACGGCGGTGCCTTCTGCGTAGCGTTTACTTGATATTACAGATCCATCAAAGTCCAGGGTAATGCGAGATAATTTTTCTTCGACGCAGCGATCCACGACCAATTGCTGAGATAAAAGTGAGACTTTTTCAATATGCTGACCTGTAACGGCGTTCAGTCGACGGCTAAGCGTTGAGTCATTAGGCAGACTGTTGAGCCCATGCAGGTGTTTTACTATAGGATCATGCTGGTAGAACTTTATATCACTTAACTTACGATAACCTAGGGTGATATGGACAATAAGGAGTATAACTAATGTCGCTTGCCCGTATGTCTGATTCGGTTGGCCGCGCTCTAAGCATTGCCTTAAGCGATGTTTTAAGTTAAGCGATTTTAGCATCAACTGAAATATGACCAAACCCCCAAACGACGTGAGTTTCTGGTCGTCAAAACGGACGTCAGGGACGGCGTGGGTTTTACTGTTAATCTCGGTCTTGCTATACTTCATATCGAAACGGCTCTTGTTTTTATTCTTTTTTTTGTGGTGAAAAAATAGTAACAAAAACTTGAGCCGTTTTTTTATTTATTTATGGATTTTATGTGCTCTGGAACTCACTCAGAGTGAAATCCAGAATACATCACGAAACCAGCCTTTCAAGCTCCATTTATAGGTGTTGGGCGTGGGTTTTCTTACTGTTTATGCATTCACAGGGTTTACTCAACACACTAAAAACTTGGCTAGAAAAAAATGAAAGCCGGGTATCAAAAGAAGGATTAACGTGGAAAGCTATTAGCTACACCTTAAACCAGTGGGAAAAGCTGACCTTATACTGCGAGCAGGGGGAAATCCCCATCAGCAATATTCTAGCGGAAAACGCCATACGACCTTTTTGTGTTGGTCGACGTAATTGGCTTTTTAGTGATACTCCGAAAGGGGCAAATGCCAGCGCGATTTACTACAGTTTAATTGAAACGGCAAAAGCGAATGGGCTTGAGCCTTATGGTTATTTTAAGGATATGTTGAAAAAATTGCCTTACGCAGAGACGATGGAGGATCTTGAAAAATTATTGCCGTGGAATTTTAAATGTAAGGATGTCAAGACACCCTAGTTAATGGGCGCTTACTGTAAATAAATACAAGATTTAGTGGAAGTACATCAAACGCCAGGAGGTAGCTAACCCCCCCTGGCGCTGTTTACTATTAAAGGCTATCGATTGTATTTAGATAGTTCTCTAACATAGTGTAGCCGATAGCATCCTTGTCGTTTCTGTCGCTGGCATCGTTTGGATTAAGGCCATTTGCCTGCTCCCAACTGTCTGCCATACCGTCACGGTCGCTGTCTGCTGGGGCGGGAGTACTGTTAAGTGTTGGTAGCTGAGCTTCCGCCGGGCATGAGATAAAACCATTTTGCCCTAGTGAGTAAGTACCATTTCTAACTTCGGAAATAATTCGTTCATCAACGGAGTCACGCTTAGGCATTGAGGCACCCACATCAGCTAGAACACTTTCATAGGCTTGCTCTGCTGTTTCCTGATTTATCGGCATGGCCTCCCATGGGGCCGACATTTTGATATATTTACTACTTTTAACGCCCTTCCAGTTATCGCTTGTGACATCAGCACTACCTTCTACGTAGTTATCGGAAACATACCAATTTCCCTCATCACCAGTTCCACGTGAAGACGGTGAAACAATGCGGTCGTCGGATTCTGAGCCTGGTCCAGGTTTGTAGTAGTTGGCAACCAAGTTAACCCAACTACCGATATGGTCGGTGCCACTTTGTACACGCTCTCCGCCATAAGAACCGCCATAACCCCAGTTATAGGTAACGTTGTTGCGGTAGTCGTTGTGCCCCGCTCCTGAAGCCCAGCGCGGCGTTCGATTTTCATTGTGGGCAATCAAATTGTGATGGTACGTTGAGTAGTCATTCCCCCAGATTCCACCAAAGCGGTGGGAGTCTGTACCTTCGTTCGGGCAAGCTTCAGATATCAATGACCACTGAATGGTGACGTTCTTACCGTGGTAGATGGACATAACTTCATCGCGACTCCAACTGGCTGTAACGTGGTCTATCATTACATTTTCTTGGTATCGTGTACCAAAT
The Teredinibacter franksiae DNA segment above includes these coding regions:
- the tnpC gene encoding IS66 family transposase, with translation MTSPPNTQNVSDSDSTFDEGSWRDLLLEKNTQLEQKENLLDEKDQVIGKKTQVIQSQKARIAVLEELLRQQKQKLYGRSSEQQPNQLGMFDEAEAIEVEQEADDEPKKKKPSGRKGLNPTIPRVQHRIELSDEAKDGAIDTYFVKVKEELDIIPAQVQVIELMQEKAIFIDDEDKNIGGENKRRIVSAPLPKHPLPKAVASTNTLAYIITAKYMDALPLYRLEGILGRYGGSVTRTTLANWLIRLSLQLAPLIKLMREHQWNGDLIQADETRVQVLKEPGRSATSDKWMWLTRGGPPDHPSVLFEYDPSRSKDVPLRLLEGFNGALQTDGYAGYNAVVKKQKLQHAGCWDHARRKFDEAEKAASKDLKANAKSRAPSKARMGLSLINKLYLVERQIQGKTAEEKIQTRQQESVPLLNTLKTWLEKNESRVSKEGLTWKAISYTLNQWEKLTLYCEQGEIPISNILAENAIRPFCVGRRNWLFSDTPKGANASAIYYSLIETAKANGLEPYGYFKDMLKKLPYAETMEDLEKLLPWNFKCKDVKTP
- the tnpB gene encoding IS66 family insertion sequence element accessory protein TnpB (TnpB, as the term is used for proteins encoded by IS66 family insertion elements, is considered an accessory protein, since TnpC, encoded by a neighboring gene, is a DDE family transposase.), yielding MNEVMRPSRSLPVIYLYRKPVDFRKSFNGLSAIVERELGHNVFEGRLYGFTNKRRNKIKCLFWERNGFVLYYKSLAEEKFKWPRQGDDIITLSGQQLNWLLDGYDLSAMKPHKKLHYETVF
- the tnpA gene encoding IS66 family insertion sequence element accessory protein TnpA: MEKQTRTPPIDWRVELKAWRESGLPLSQFCREQGLVAHQLSYYKRKYEPQALSPDAQSTGFSQVSVLSTNAIGAECLSLRLASGHTIEGISTQTLPLVSALMCTLQ
- the tnpB gene encoding IS66 family insertion sequence element accessory protein TnpB (TnpB, as the term is used for proteins encoded by IS66 family insertion elements, is considered an accessory protein, since TnpC, encoded by a neighboring gene, is a DDE family transposase.), with amino-acid sequence MIQWRDSIPIYLHRDPVDFRKAINGLAVIVSEEMALDVYDSALFVFCNKNRSQLKVLYWDSTGFSLWQKRLEKAKFKWPRKAPLATVSITYEQWCWLLRGFDFAKFMPHQQLKYTEVV
- the tnpA gene encoding IS66 family insertion sequence element accessory protein TnpA — protein: MAYQKYNWPEIFEKFDSSGLSQTEFCKQHNLNTKYFNLKLSKRKAQDGGAFAKAIVQLEPASPEGLTVEVGHCKIHCPATMSIPSFVSLVRSLA
- the tnpC gene encoding IS66 family transposase → MTSPPNTQNVSDSDSTFDEGSWRDLLLEENTQLEQKENLLDEKDQVIGKKTQVIQSQKARIAVLEELLRQQKQKLYGRSSEQQPNQLGMFDEAEAIEVEQEADDEPKKKKPSGRKGLNPTIPRVQHRIELSDEAKDGAIDTYFVKVKEELDIIPAQVQVIELMQEKAIFIDDEDKNIGGENKRRIVSAPLPKHPLPKAVASTNTLAYIITAKYMDALPLYRLEGILGRYGGSVTRTTLANWLIRLSLQLAPLIKLMREHQWNGDLIQADETRVQVLKEPGRSATSDKWMWLTRGGPPDQPSVLFEYDPSRSKEVPLRLLEGFNGALQTDGYAGYNAVVKKQKLQHAGCWDHARRKFDEAEKAASKDLKANAKSRAPSKARMGLSLINKLYLVERQIQGKTAEEKIQTRQQESVPLP
- a CDS encoding IS1380 family transposase, giving the protein MKYSKTEINSKTHAVPDVRFDDQKLTSFGGLVIFQLMLKSLNLKHRLRQCLERGQPNQTYGQATLVILLIVHITLGYRKLSDIKFYQHDPIVKHLHGLNSLPNDSTLSRRLNAVTGQHIEKVSLLSQQLVVDRCVEEKLSRITLDFDGSVISSKRYAEGTAVGYNKKHRGERSYYPLFCTIAQTGQVFDVLHRSENVHDSNGAHKFILANIRRIRHFMPKIAIEVRMDSAFFSDEIISLLSQQKVEFTISVPFERHLKLKNILEKEEGWSKIDSTYSTTEIDWKPKSWSKSFRMIGVQRKVFIQHKGVVQLDLFIPYKTGVDYTVIVTNAKRSAKKVMECHQGRGSQEGLFAELKSQAQMDYIPVKTKFGNNMYLLCAVMAHNLNRELQMKTHDKSRKANAKRAAFWVFESLSRVRNTLFIHAGRLIRPNGQLVLSMNSNDTLKNDMDKYFACLS
- a CDS encoding IS66 family transposase encodes the protein MKSRIHHETSLSSSIYRCWAWVFLLFMHSQGLLNTLKTWLEKNESRVSKEGLTWKAISYTLNQWEKLTLYCEQGEIPISNILAENAIRPFCVGRRNWLFSDTPKGANASAIYYSLIETAKANGLEPYGYFKDMLKKLPYAETMEDLEKLLPWNFKCKDVKTP
- a CDS encoding pectate lyase family protein, translated to MTNHKYPISSIIPVVLLSVAITSCGGESLDEEGSQPLSNDNSSLSTSSSSSSGSLSDGDSPTSSSSSSSSGSPSDGDSPTSSSSSSSSGSPSDGDSPTSSSSSSSSGSPSDGDSPTSSSSSSSSSSSSSSSSSSSSSSSSSSSSSSSSSPSSGGSDELVSFPGAEGYGKYTTGGRGGEVYIVTNLNSSGQGSLKDALSKSGRTVVFEVSGTIVGRFKVPSNTTIAGQTAPGDGITIYGEMQHGSNVIVRYIRVRFDGNGDRDAFGTRYQENVMIDHVTASWSRDEVMSIYHGKNVTIQWSLISEACPNEGTDSHRFGGIWGNDYSTYHHNLIAHNENRTPRWASGAGHNDYRNNVTYNWGYGGSYGGERVQSGTDHIGSWVNLVANYYKPGPGSESDDRIVSPSSRGTGDEGNWYVSDNYVEGSADVTSDNWKGVKSSKYIKMSAPWEAMPINQETAEQAYESVLADVGASMPKRDSVDERIISEVRNGTYSLGQNGFISCPAEAQLPTLNSTPAPADSDRDGMADSWEQANGLNPNDASDRNDKDAIGYTMLENYLNTIDSL